The Verrucomicrobium spinosum DSM 4136 = JCM 18804 genome includes a region encoding these proteins:
- a CDS encoding 8-oxo-dGTP diphosphatase: MQVDWASWQPTIRATLLFISKGGKVLLIRKKRGFGKGKINGPGGKLDPGETELACAIRETEEELHIRARDVRKRGELWFQFVDGLAMHVAVFMSSEFEGEATETEEAAPLWFPVDEIPFDEMWADDRYWLHRMLVGQENFWGRFAFDDDTMLTHEVEWSD; the protein is encoded by the coding sequence ATGCAAGTTGACTGGGCGTCCTGGCAGCCCACGATCCGCGCCACGCTGCTCTTCATCTCGAAGGGCGGCAAGGTGCTGCTCATCCGCAAAAAGCGTGGCTTTGGCAAAGGCAAGATCAACGGTCCCGGCGGCAAGCTGGACCCCGGTGAGACGGAGCTGGCTTGTGCCATCCGCGAGACGGAAGAGGAGTTGCACATCCGGGCGCGAGACGTGCGCAAGCGGGGTGAGCTCTGGTTCCAGTTCGTGGATGGTCTGGCCATGCATGTGGCGGTGTTCATGAGCAGTGAGTTCGAAGGCGAGGCCACCGAGACTGAAGAGGCGGCCCCGCTGTGGTTCCCGGTGGACGAGATCCCCTTCGATGAAATGTGGGCGGACGACCGCTACTGGCTCCATCGCATGCTGGTCGGACAGGAGAACTTCTGGGGCCGCTTTGCGTTTGATGATGACACCATGCTCACGCATGAGGTGGAGTGGAGTGACTAG